A single Chiloscyllium punctatum isolate Juve2018m chromosome 14, sChiPun1.3, whole genome shotgun sequence DNA region contains:
- the LOC140485482 gene encoding small integral membrane protein 43-like: MSDGVETDVSITTEMIYLLKDYTSDYKSPHGTFSTVSLKSPLTPAKEDSKDWGYNLVIYLALFFFLLLLLALFLFVVIKQLKNSVAAVVWQPNRSVREPWSANREQAV; this comes from the coding sequence ATGAGTGATGGAGTAGAAACTGATGTATCGATAACGACAGAAATGATTTATCTATTGAAGGATTATACTTCAGATTACAAGTCCCCTCATGGCACATTCAGCACAGTCTCTTTGAAGTCTCCACTCACACCAGCAAAAGAGGACAGTAAGGATTGGGGATACAACCTGGTAATATACCTGGCTCTCTTCTTCTTTTTGTTGCTTTTGCTGGCTTTATTTCTTTTTGTGGTCATCAAGCAGCTGAAGAATTCAGTAGCAGCTGTTGTGTGGCAGCCTAATCGGTCTGTTAGAGAACCCTGGAGTGCAAACAGAGAGCAGGCTGTCTAG